A genomic region of Colletotrichum destructivum chromosome 1, complete sequence contains the following coding sequences:
- a CDS encoding Putative riboflavin kinase domain, bacterial/, riboflavin kinase domain superfamily: MDAPNAPNAASFRRKPLPGPPPGPPPPPDFDPFPQRHQPLRAARSTPNLRRSATPSIYDPPPAYEEFPGIDSHGQLAVAPPAPGPSSFVPGPPPADARREYLAYRPQPSSPSGYGSAPPDPRPHFAGHSDAPRPEILPYRPQPSPTFAPEKQPSSPAPSGYAAYSPGPPPAASHPEKPPYQLQSSSSSSFGPEKQSPSATSSIHGGYLPGPPTTPRPEKSPYHLQTTSTSSGPEKQSSAAPPSPGPFFPGPPNAHTFPVAAYRPAAPPTPSPSSNAPFFPGPPTTAETFPLAAHRPPVSPGYAPSEAPTTDSQSKEKSFWQTALDETKYFAGGLVSHPFEYTKHHSILRHSSALVWYRGPSTSVTVTVFSDAPLPPTRTIWLQQKGFSGNMGMNLKSLVGANTSWLDVTPSSRAAPTDMAEGDERGCQRDIKKFLKKAPKNLAKHLARETHVVRIPAAADDGYFRLVLCSGGGGGGDGSKRKVLCPSPVFRVASTSTDASVVRGASLATMPLEIGIKAGSVVATTVVNRYIGPAAAVVQSRAKNLSKAKFVTKHATHIAYAKSGIEKSGIKTHVTAYEDQYAATRGAGYDAWQSGGGGGSGDGFQEEEAPPEVIGPDDGPAEPFPIKFDGKVARGTGRGGMELGIPTANLTDVPEDVRMRMRGVYFGWARVVPRRGLAEPVSTDWHESIITVGPAPYATPRVAAKNVATVHLIHEFGGALFLDSRLKVLVMGQLRASAPAAAGSDAALAAYGADVLLAVASLSRDGWCPVETRERMRTARSEMSLADRYVETREKVQKQVDRVPLHLAGVRTEGAALRDRAFGNGGIWIPR; the protein is encoded by the coding sequence ATGGACGCCCCCAACGCCCCcaacgccgcctccttcAGGCGCAAACCCCTGCCGGGCCCTCCGCCGggtcctccgccgccgccggactTCGACCCCTTTCCACAACGCCACCAGCccctccgcgccgcccggTCGACGCCGAACCTCCGGCGGTCCGCCACGCCGTCCATCTACGACCCCCCGCCCGCGTATGAGGAGTTCCCGGGAATCGATTCTCacggccagctcgccgtcgcaCCGCCCGCTCCGGGTCCCAGCTCTTTCGTCCCAGGGCCCCCTCCGGCCGATGCGCGGCGGGAGTATCTGGCCTACCGGCCgcagccttcgtcgccctcgggATACGGCAGTGCGCCGCCTGATCCTAGGCCGCACTTTGCTGGGCATTCCGACGCTCCGCGTCCCGAGATATTGCCCTACCGGCCACAACCCTCGCCGACCTTTGCTCCTGAGAAGCAGCCTTCTTCCCCTGCGCCATCCGGTTATGCGGCCTACTCTCCTGGTCCTCCTCCTGCGGCCTCCCATCCTGAGAAGCCACCTTACCAACtacagtcgtcctcgtcctcgtcttttGGTCCAGAGAAGCAATCTCCATCCGCAACCTCCAGTATTCACGGGGGATACCTCCCTGGACCTCCTACAACCCCTCGTCCCGAAAAGTCACCTTACCATCTGCAGACGACGTCCACTTCCTCTGGTCCCGAGAAGCAATCTTCTGCCGCGCCGCCCAGTCCTGGGCCATTCTTCCCTGGTCCGCCGAATGCGCACACGTTTCCCGTGGCAGCGTACCGCCCTGCCGCTCCACCCACACCGTCCCCTTCCAGCAACGCGCCGTTCTTCCCCGGCCCTCCCACGACGGCAGAAACCTTTCCCTTAGCAGCCCATCGGCCACCCGTCTCACCGGGCTACGCCCCCTCGGAAGCACCTACGACAGACTCCCAGTCCAAGGAGAAGTCCTTCTGGCAGACAGCCCTCGACGAGACCAAGTActtcgccggcggcctggtGAGCCACCCCTTCGAGTACACCAAGCACCACTCCATCCTCCGGCACTCGAGCGCACTCGTCTGGTACCGAGGCCCGTCCAcctccgtcaccgtcaccgtcttctccgacgcgccgctgccgcccacgCGCACCATCTGGCTCCAACAGAAGGGCTTCTCCGGCAACATGGGCATGAACCTCAAGtccctcgtcggcgccaacaCGTCCTGGCTCGACGTCACGCCCTCGTCACGGGCGGCGCCCACGgacatggccgagggcgacgagagggGGTGCCAGCGCGACATCAAAAAGTTCCTCAAAAAAGCGCCCAAGAACCTGGCGAAGCACCTGGCCAGGGAGACGCATGTCGTCCgcatccccgccgccgccgacgacggctaCTTTCGCCTCGTCCTCTGCtcaggtggcggcggcggtggcgacggcagcaagaGAAAGGTCCTCTGCCCGAGCCCCGTCTTCCGCGTCGCGAGCACCTCGACGGACGCGAGCGTCGTCCGCGGCGCGAGCCTGGCGACGATGCCCCTCGAGATCGGCATCAAGgccggctccgtcgtcgcgACGACCGTCGTGAACCGCTACAtcggccccgccgccgccgtcgtccagtcCCGCGCCAAGAACCTCTCCAAGGCCAAGTTCGTCACGAAGCATGCGACGCACATCGCCTACGCCAAGTCCGGCATCGAGAAGTCGGGCATCAAGACGCACGTCACCGCGTACGAGGACCAGTACGCCGCGACGCGGGGCGCCGGATACGACGCCTGGCagtccggcggcggcggcggtagcggcGACGGGttccaggaggaggaggcgccgccggAGGTCATCGGCCCCGACGACGGTCCCGCCGAGCCGTTCCCGATCAAATTCGACGGCAAGGTCGCCCGCGGCACGGGGCGGGGCGGCATGGAGCTCGGCATCCCGACGGCGAACCTCACGGACGTGCCGGAGGACGTCAGGATGCGCATGCGCGGCGTCTACTTCGGCTGGGCACGGGTCGTGCCCCGCAGgggcctcgccgagcccgtGTCGACGGACTGGCACGAGAgcatcatcaccgtcggTCCCGCGCCGTACGCGACCCCGCGCGTGGCGGCCAAGAACGTCGCGACGGTGCACCTGATCCACGAGTTCGGCGGCGCGCTGTTCCTCGACTCCCGGCTCAAGGTGCTGGTCATGGGCCAGCTgcgggcctcggcgcccgcggcggccgggtccgacgccgcgctcgcggcctacggcgccgacgtgctGCTCGCCGTGGCGAGCCTAAGCAGGGACGGCTGGTGCCCCGTCGAGACGCGCGAGAGGATGCGCACGGCGCGGAGCGAGATGAGCCTGGCGGACCGGTACGTCGAGACGCGGGAGAAGGTGCAGAAGCAGGTCGACCGCGTGCCCTTGCACCTGGCGGGCGTCAGGACCGAGGGCGCCGCGTTGAGGGATCGCGCGTTTGGGAACGGGGGCATTTGGATCCCGAGGTGA
- a CDS encoding Putative glutathione S-transferase, Thioredoxin-like superfamily encodes MRGKPSHHPHLPSSAMSTNTTPSSPIVFYDIATRPPVEESCCSPNPWKTRLALNFKGLPYSTTWVALPDIGKVRSGLKVPPCRKFADGTDFFTLPIIEDPVTNSFIGDSFDIAVHLQKTYPDAGAGDLFPPQTLDYVFTPDAEIMVPLSDCRGAEFPEYARFNVNVDAAFTTHAQLTTQGFPFDPANADTVKAEFVRRAGVAAISRWEDFDIAGEARAKLMGSFRDTLGALGKLFERDASGPFLLGARASYADLIVGGWLRMFRVTLPKSEWEEVRGWHGGIFGRLYDATEAYAEVK; translated from the coding sequence ATGCGAGGAAAGCCTTCTCACCACCCACACCTCCCATCCTCCGCCATGTCGACCAACACAACACCATCCAGCCCTATCGTCTTCTACGATATTGCCACGCGGCCGCCCGTGGAGGAGAGCTGCTGCTCTCCCAACCCGTGGAAAACCCGGCTGGCGCTCAACTTCAAAGGGCTCCCCTACTCGACCACGTGGGTGGCCCTGCCCGACATCGGCAAGGTCCGCAGCGGGCTCAAGGTGCCGCCCTGCCGCAAGTTCGCCGACGGCACTGACTTCTTCACGCTGCCCATCATCGAGGACCCGGTCACGAACTCGTTCATCGGCGACTCCTTCGACATCGCCGTCCACCTGCAGAAGACGTAcccggacgccggcgcgggcgacCTGTTCCCGCCGCAGACGCTCGACTACGTCTTCACgcccgacgccgagatcATGGTGCCTTTGTCGGACTGCCGCGGGGCAGAGTTTCCCGAGTACGCGCGGTTCAACGTCAATGTCGACGCGGCCTTCACCACGCACGCGCAGCTCACGACGCAGGGGTTCCCGTTCGACCCGGCCAACGCCGACACCGTCAAGGCCGAGTTCGTGCGGCGCGCGGGCGTCGCGGCGATCTCGCGGTGGGAGGACTtcgacatcgccggcgaggcgCGGGCGAAGTTGATGGGCTCGTTCCGGGACACGCTGGGGGCGCTGGGGAAGCTGTTCGAGCGGGACGCCAGCGGGCCGTTCCTGCTCGGGGCCAGGGCGAGCTACGCCGACCTGATCGTGGGCGGGTGGCTGCGGATGTTCCGGGTGACCCTGCCGAAGAGcgagtgggaggaggtgAGAGGCTGGCACGGGGGCATTTTTGGGCGGCTGTACGATGCGACGGAGGCGTATGCGGAGGTGAAATAA
- a CDS encoding Putative choline transporter, whose translation MSQPYGESAGYYGGPPQQPPQQPPYDPKYAQQYDNNYNQNYQQGYAGPPPPPQGYDNGSNGYGYNAPPQGHDPEKYTFEEAFKIDKPKWNDLWAAILFIAVFLGFAAVSGLTISGYSATKSLNGGGIYDGGNTFGLSTNTIVLFAFVLLVAIVLSYAYVWMARLFPKAFIWVTGILNIVFALVTAIYMLSRRYYSGGIVFLIFGVFLVIAFISWIPRIPFSALMLKTSIKVSKKYGHVYLVSFLGGILGAALAAWYSVTLVATYSKYQPSQENPQCRNGQCSQGKVIGLIVFITFAMYWISEVLKNVIHVTISGVYGSWYFCVNNFPKGATRGALKRSLTYSFGSISFGSLIVAIINFLRHLCSVARSQAAGDGNIVGYVLFCILGCLISLLDWAVSFLNRYAFSHIALYGKAYIPAAKDTWKMIKDRGIDALINECLIGPVLSFGATFIGYACAFLAYLYLVFTNPAYNQTGSFTPVVVAFSFLIGLQIANVFTTPISSGIDTIFVASAWDPQVLMRDHPQLYDEMVRVYPHVQEAIHA comes from the exons ATGTCGCAACCATACGGCGAATCGGCTGGCTACTACGGTGGTCCGCCTCAACAGCCGCCCCAACAGCCGCCTTACGATCCCAAGTACGCCCAGCAGTACGACAACAATTACAACCAAAACTACCAGCAGGGCTACGCTggcccgcctccgcctccccaGGGCTACGACAACGGAAGCAACGGCTACGGATACAATGCGCCGCCCCAGGGCCACGACCCCGAGAAGTATACCTTCGAGGAGGCTTTCAAGATCGACAAGCCCAAGTGGAATGATCTCTGGGCCGCCATTCTG TTTATCGCAgtcttcctcggcttcgcggCCGTCTCTGGCCTGACTATATCCGGCTACTCGGCGACCAAGAGCCTTAATGGCGGCGGCATTTACGACGGTGGCAACACCTTCGGCCTCAGCACAAACACCATCGTACTGTTTGCATTCGTTCTGCTTGTCGCCATCGTCTTGAGCTACGCCTACGTCTGGATGGCCCGCCTGTTCCCCAAGGCCTTCATCTGGGTCACCGGCATCCTCaacatcgtcttcgccctcgtcaccgccatcTACATGCTCTCGCGCCGCTACTACTCGGGCGGCAttgtcttcctcatcttTGGCGTCTTCCTTGTCATCGCCTTCATCAGCTGGATCCCCCGCATCCCCTTCTCCGCCCTCATGCTCAAGACCTCCATTAAGGTCTCCAAGAAGTACGGCCACGTCTATCTGGTCTCGTTCCTCGGTGGCATTCTCGGtgccgccttggccgcgtGGTACTCGGTTACCCTTGTCGCTACCTACTCCAAGTACCAGCCGTCGCAAGAGAACCCACAATGCAGGAACGGCCAGTGCAGCCAGGGCAAGGTCATCGGCTTGATTGTCTTCATTACCTTTGCCATGTACTGGATCTCCGAGGTCCTGAAGAACGTCATCCACGTTACCATCTCAGGTGTCTACGGCTCCTGGTACTTCTGCGTCAATAACTTCCCCAAGGGCGCCACCCGCGGCGCCTTGAAGCGTTCCCTGACGTACAGCTTCGGCTCCATCAGCTTCGGCAGCTTgatcgtcgccatcatcaacttTCTCCGTCATCTCTGCTCCGTCGCGAGGTCGCAGGCTGCCGGGGACGGCAACATTGTCGGTTACGTCCTCTTCTGCATCCTCGGCTGTCTCATTAGCTTGCTCGACTGGGCTGTGAGCTTTCTCAACAGATATGCCTTCTCTCATATTGCGCTCTACGGAAAGGCATACATCCCCGCGGCGAAGGACACATGGAAGATGATCAAGGACCGTGGCATCGACGCTCTCATCAAT GAATGTCTCATCGGCCCCGTCCTCTCTTTCGGCGCCACCTTCATTGGCTACGCCTGTGCCTTCCTCGCTTACCTCTACCTGGTCTTCACAAACCCTGCTTATAACCAGACCGGCAGCTTTACGCCCGTCGTTGTTGCGTTTTCCTTCCTCATCGGCTTGCAGATTGCCAACGTTTTCACGACCCCCATCTCAAGCGGCATCGACACTATCTTCGTCGCATCGGCCTGGGACCCGCAGGTGTTGATGCGCGACCACCCTCAGCTCTACGACGAGATGGTCCGCGTTTACCCCCACGTCCAGGAGGCCATCCACGCCTAA
- a CDS encoding Putative glucose-methanol-choline oxidoreductase, FAD/NAD(P)-binding domain superfamily: MRLRWLFGLFAASSSLVAAIDLTGYEFIVVGSGAGGGVLAARLALAGRKTLLIEAGDDQGANENYTVPAYQAKSTEDDAMAWDFFVRHYADDARQARDFKTSYETPGGGEYTGLNPPPGSRIKGTLYPRTGTLGGCTAHNALIAVYPHRSDFDYIARLTGDQSWSADNMRSYFSRMENNRYLLPGAPGHGYNGWFSTETAPLNIALLDPQLLSLVTGGAFALGNQTNLVFNLATLTAGDGNSAASARDTRPGYYQIPISSRDAKRVGSREFIVAVRDAKNANGSKRYPLDVRMNCHVTKVLFDNSSPPRATGVEFLDGKYLYRASPRSRTAGPGVRGTAKASREVIVAGGAYNSPQLLKLSGIGPATELRRFGIPVVKDAPGVGTNLQDHYEITVQGRAPANFSALNGCTFGFYGASDPCLTRWRNPILGDRGIYESSGFAAAMFYKSTVAERNEWDVFAFGGPVNFRGYFPGYSVNATIEHDWFSWAILKSHPRNTAGSVTLRSSNPLDVPNIQYNYFDTGSGDFNADLQALAETVKVTRDAFARQLVPIREELPGAGVKGDAAVKQYIKDTAWGHHASSTCPIGADNDPMAVLDSSFRVRGVAGLRVVDASVYPRIPGTFTAVSTYMVGEKAADVILSQNR; the protein is encoded by the coding sequence ATGAGACTCAGGTGGCTCTTCGGCCTATTCGCCGCGTCGTCATCCCTCGTCGCAGCCATAGATCTCACCGGTTATGAGTTCATTGTTGTCGGCTCCGGTGCCGGGGGCGGTGTCCTGGCCGCCCGTCTCGCCCTAGCCGGCCGCAAGACCCtcctcatcgaggccggcgacgaccagGGCGCCAACGAGAACTACACCGTCCCGGCCTACCAGGCAAAGTccaccgaggacgacgccaTGGCCTGGGACTTCTTCGTCCGCCACTACGCCGACGATGCGAGGCAGGCCCGCGACTTCAAGACGTCGTACGAgacgcccggcggcggcgagtaCACCGGCCTCAACCCACCGCCGGGCTCGAGGATCAAGGGGACGCTGTATCCTCGCACCGGCACCCTCGGGGGTTGTACCGCCCACAACGCGCTGATCGCCGTGTATCCCCACCGTTCCGACTTTGACTACATCGCCCGCCTCACCGGTGACCAGTCGTGGTCGGCGGACAACATGCGCAGCTACTTCTCCCGCATGGAGAACAACCGCTACCTGTTGCCCGGCGCCCCGGGCCATGGATACAACGGCTGGTTCAGCACTGAGACGGCGCCACTAAACATCGCCCTGCTAGACCCTCAGCTTCTCAGCCTGGTGACGGGGGGTGCTTTTGCTCTCGGGAACCAGACGAACCTGGTCTTCAACTTGGCCACTCtcaccgccggcgacggcaacagcgcggcgtcggcccGTGACACTCGGCCGGGCTACTACCAGATCCCCATCTCCTCCAGAGACGCCAAGCGCGTCGGCTCGCGCGAgttcatcgtcgccgtccgcgacgccAAGAACGCCAACGGCAGCAAGCGGTACCCCCTCGACGTCCGGATGAACTGCCATGTCACCAAGGTTCTCTTCGACAATTCGTCCCCGCCGAGGGCCACCGGcgtcgagttcctcgacggCAAGTACCTCTACCGCGCGAGCCCCCgctcccgcaccgccggcccCGGCGTCCGTGGCACGGCGAAGGCGTCCCGCgaggtcatcgtcgccggcggggcCTACAACTCGCCGCAGCTCCTCAAGCTGAGCGGCATCGGGCCGGCCACCGAACTGCGCCGCTTCGGCATtcccgtcgtcaaggacgccCCCGGCGTCGGGACGAACCTGCAGGACCACTACGAGATCACCGTCCAGGGCCGCGCGCCGGCCAACTTCAGCGCCCTCAACGGGTGCACTTTCGGCTTCTACGGCGCCAGCGACCCTTGTCTGACGCGCTGGCGGAACCCGATCCTCGGCGACCGCGGCATCTACGAGTCCTCCGGCTTCGCGGCCGCCATGTTCTACAAgagcaccgtcgccgagcgTAACGAGTGGGATGTCTTCGCCTTTGGGGGCCCAGTGAACTTTCGCGGGTACTTCCCGGGTTACAGCGTCAACGCGACCATCGAGCACGACTGGTTCAGCTGGGCGATCCTCAAGTCGCATCCCCGCAACACCGCGGGCTCCGTGACGCTGCGCTCGTCAAACCCGCTCGACGTGCCTAACATCCAGTACAACTACTTCGATACCGGGTCCGGCGACTTCAACGCCGATCTGCAGGCCTTGGCAGAGACCGTCAAGGTCACTCGTGACGCCTTTGCCCGTCAGCTGGTCCCCATCAGAGAAGAGTTGCCTGGTGCCGGCGTCAAGGGGGACGCTGCTGTGAAACAGTACATTAAGGACACTGCTTGGGGTCACCACGCCTCGTCTACGTGCCCTATTGgtgccgacaacgacccGATGGCCGTGTTGGATTCAAGCTTTAGAGTGCGTGGTGTGGCTGGACTGAGAGTCGTTGATGCCTCTGTCTACCCTCGCATTCCGGGCACCTTTACCGCCGTGTCAACATACATGGTTGGCGAGAAAGCTGCGGACGTGATTCTAAGTCAAAACAGATGA
- a CDS encoding Putative autophagy protein ATG17, which yields MANSPSHRSPASSTSAGRDSGSLSHSRDRRDAPSSTSADPVADPVPVETLVEHLLAAKRSLSSITAVLRANEIATDARQAHEEAVVLYAETQFLQRAIAEQLALLMKVRRGLKRTYDAGKRDFKNLVKTMDATNETLRETMDMLKNTTVEAVFRPPGEARRNLMDFVDEKSVHVMREALKQSLGELQSIQTSFDGDLLRFDDDLRALKKSIATSPLRRLPSDSSATDPIPELLGSLVDHSHSMAQLLTSLTKHFDLCVTAVRTTEGGAALARRRAAEVTQSQGGDGVSISGVIADQESHMPDLDPITYQDRADMLEIVVSDASEVDSVIQELNERLQAMEDEFAAMTEQTGQIKAAFLGTLGAFAALEDMGGRMASYIASEAEFLQRWEDERYTIYNKLGEMEDLRDFYEKYSNAYDNLILEVERRRMVEDKIASIWKKAKDSVDKLTENDRREREGFRQDVGEFIPTDLWPGMDSGMKRWELVAVDGGSSEDDASGGQRSTPALDRSVVDAARDRLDRSQQR from the exons ATGGCCAATTCCCCATCTCACCGGAGCCCagcctcgtccacctcggccggccgAGACTCCGGCTCCCTTTCACATTCCAGAGACCGCCGTGATGCGCCATCCTCCACATCCGCCGACCCCGTTGCCGACCCCGTGCCGGTTGAGACACTGGTGGAacacctcctcgccgccaaacGCTCCTTATCGTCCATCACTGCCGTTCTCCGCGCCAACGAGATCGCCACCGATGCCCGCCAGGCCcacgaggaggccgtcgtcctctATGCCGAGACGCAGTTCCTACAGCGTGCCATCGCCGAGCAGTTGGCCCTGCTAATGAAGGTCCGCCGAGGTCTTAAGAGGACCTACGACGCCGGCAAGCGCGACTTCAAAAACCTCGTCAAGACCATGGATGCAACCAACGAGACCCTACGCGAGACCATGGACATGCTCAAGAACACAACCGTTGAAGCCGTCTTCCGGCCCCCTGGTGAGGCGCGACGCAACTTGATGGAtttcgtcgacgagaagagcgTTCACGTTATGCGTGAGGCGCTGAAGCAGAGCCTAGGCGAGCTGCAG TCCATCCAGACTTCCTTCGACGGCGATCTCCTTCgattcgacgacgacctgcgAGCCCTCAAAAAGTCGATCGCGACATCACCATTGCGCCGCCTACCCTCCGACTCGTCCGCAACCGATCCCATACCTGAGCTGCTCGGCTCCCTTGTCGACCATTCCCACTCCATGGCACAGCTCCTGACGTCCTTGACGAAACACTTTGACCTCTGTGTCACGGCCGTTCGGACCacggagggcggcgcggcccTCGCTCGTCGCAGGGCCGCCGAGGTGACACAGTCgcaaggcggcgacggcgtgtCAATATCCGGCGTCATTGCCGACCAGGAGTCTCACATGCCCGATCTCGACCCCATCACATACCAAGACCGCGCAGACATGCTGGAAATCGTCGTCAGCGATGCTTCCGAGGTCGACAGCGTCATCCAAGAGCTAAACGAGCGGCTACAGGCCATGGAAGACGAGTTTGCCGCAATGACGGAGCAGACGGGGCAGATCAAGGCGGCCTTTCTTGGCACGCTGGGTGCATTCGCCGCCCTGGAAGACATGGGCGGCCGCATGGCCAGCTACATCGCCAGCGAGGCGGAGTTCCTGCAGCGGTGGGAGGACGAGCGGTACACCATCTACAACAAGCTCGGCGAAATGGAAGACCTTAGGGACTTTTACGAGAAATACTCAAACGCCTACGACAACCTGATTCTCGAGGTTGAGCGGCGCCGCATGGTGGAAGACAAGATCGCCAGCATCtggaagaaggccaaggacagCGTCGACAAGCTGACGGAGAACGACCGGCGCGAGCGTGAAGGCTTCCGCCAAGATGTCGGCGAGTTTATACCGACGGACTTGTGGCCGGGTATGGACAGCGGGATGAAGAGGTGGGAGCTCGtcgcggtcgacggcgggagctccgaggacgacgcgaGCGGCGGCCAGAGAAGCACGCCGGCGTTAGACAGGAGCGTCGTGGACGCGGCCAGAGACAGACTGGACCGAAGCCAGCAGCGGTAG
- a CDS encoding Putative TauD/TfdA-like domain, taurine dioxygenase TauD-like superfamily, translating into MATDVCTTTTEAQKLQLRGETSINYEEEKYQYENYLPHFVPGLQSPLKEFSHVDVGLRADPEKTFLLKAPGVTHEEITPAIGTEIHGVQLSQLDSAQLDEMALLAAERGVVLFRDQDFADIGPERQKRYGEHFGPLHVHQMGGQIKDYPELLPVYRDFTAGAVDNEIKDNVTSVKWHSDMSYEINGMGTTTFLALNTPPSGGDTLYLSTTAAYYALSDTYRTLLHGLKSVHSGFSQAAVHDHRQRYIRDPIETVHPIVRIHPVTKRLSLYINRLYTKRVVGMKQEESASLLGFLFDHIERGQDWHLRVHWKQGTVVVYDNRNTQHSALRDFRVDEGITRRHMLRITPQAERPYFEDLGRLNS; encoded by the exons GTGGCGAGACTTCGATCAACtatgaagaagaaaag TATCAATATGAAAACTACTTGCCGCACTTCGTCCCCGGCCTCCAATCCCCTCTCAAAGAGTTCAGTCACGTCGATGTCGGACTAAGGGCAGACCCTGAGAAGACGTTCCTGCTGAAAGCTCCAGGAGTGACCCACGAAGAGATCACGCCGGCAATCGGGACAGAAATCCATGGAGTTCAGCTCAGTCAACTGGACTCGGCGCAGCTGGATGAAATGGCGCTCCTGGCAGCAGAACGCGGAGTGGTCCTGTTTCGAGACCAAGATTTTGCCGACATTGGCCCCGAACGTCAGAAACGCTATGGGGAGCATTTTGGACCTCTTCACGTTCATCAGATGGGTGGTCAGATAAAGGACTATCCCGAACTGCTTCCAGTATATCGGGACTTTAC AGCCGGCGCTGTTGACAACGAAATCAAGGATAATGTGACCAGCGTGAAGTGGCATAGCGACATGAGTTATGAGAT CAATGGAATGGGAACCACGACATTTCTCGCGTTGAATACACCCCCCTCTGGAGGTGACACCTTGTATCTTTCCACAACGGCCGCATACTATGCCCTATCCGATACTTATCGTACGTTGCTTCACGGCTTGAAATCTGTTCACTCCGGCTTCTCGCAGGCTGCGGTGCACGATCATAGACAGCGGTACATCAGGGACCCCATTGAGACCGTCCATCCCATCGTCCGCATCCACCCCGTCACCAAAAGGTTGTCCTTGTACATCAACCGGCTATACACCAAGAGGGTCGTGGGAATGAAGCAGGAAGAAAGCGCTTCGTTGTTGGGGTTCTTGTTTGACCACATCGAGAGGGGGCAGGACTGGCATCTGCGAGTGCACTGGAAACAGGGAACGGTCGTGGTGTACGACAACAGGAACACGCAGCACTCCGCGCTGAGGGACTTTCGAGTTGACGAGGGAATCACGCGGAGGCACATGCTTAGGATCACGCCGCAGGCCGAGAGGCCATACTTCGAGGATCTAGGGCGCCTGAATTCATGA